A window from bacterium encodes these proteins:
- the lepB gene encoding signal peptidase I: MEKKTELKHVIKEWVQSILIAFIVAMFIRTFFMQPYRIPSGSMLPTLKIGDHPLVNKLIYKIREPQRGDVIVFLYPVIEYGCVQCSYKYKFLGLFNRYQYRSIYEYREDYDKVKYGNIPFEKLSDNWNCPKCGADKSSFTKLPRKPFIKRLIGLPGETIKIANGKIYINGKALEEPLSITQRHYVSAKNFGTEEIKIPLDSYFALGDNTRNSKDSRYWGFVPKENLIGKATYIYWPIHRIRKIR; this comes from the coding sequence ATGGAAAAGAAAACAGAACTAAAACACGTTATAAAGGAATGGGTTCAGTCCATATTAATAGCGTTTATCGTTGCCATGTTTATACGGACTTTTTTCATGCAGCCATATCGTATCCCTTCCGGCTCAATGCTACCGACATTAAAGATAGGCGACCATCCTTTAGTTAATAAACTAATTTACAAAATCAGAGAACCACAACGCGGAGATGTAATAGTTTTTTTATATCCTGTCATAGAATACGGGTGCGTGCAATGTAGTTACAAATATAAATTCTTGGGACTATTCAATAGATATCAATACCGCTCTATTTACGAATACCGTGAAGATTACGATAAAGTTAAATACGGGAATATTCCTTTTGAAAAATTATCGGATAATTGGAATTGTCCCAAATGCGGAGCAGATAAAAGTAGCTTTACAAAATTGCCCCGAAAGCCTTTTATAAAAAGGTTAATCGGACTGCCCGGAGAAACCATCAAAATAGCTAACGGTAAAATTTATATTAACGGCAAAGCATTGGAAGAACCGTTAAGCATAACACAAAGACATTATGTGTCCGCAAAAAATTTCGGGACGGAAGAAATAAAAATTCCTCTTGATAGTTATTTCGCTCTCGGTGATAATACAAGGAATTCAAAAGACAGCCGTTATTGGGGTTTTGTTCCGAAAGAAAATTTAATAGGGAAAGCCACATATATTTATTGGCCTATTCACAGAATAAGAAAAATAAGGTGA